In one Polynucleobacter sp. JS-JIR-5-A7 genomic region, the following are encoded:
- the pyrE gene encoding orotate phosphoribosyltransferase: MSSNNSNQDNFIRFTLEAKVLSFGEFKTKAGRLSPYFFNAGGFDDGTRLGALGRYYAKALQESKLPFDMLYGPAYKGITLVAATAIALADDGINVPYAYNRKEAKDHGEGGVLVGAPVKGRVVIVDDVISAGTSVRESVELIRKAGAEPAAVLIALDRMERSGTATEIGDQSAVQAVEQEFNLPVISIANLTGLMSFLTASSDAQLTNYLPAVKAYREKYGI; encoded by the coding sequence ATGAGCTCAAATAATTCAAATCAAGATAACTTTATTCGTTTTACCTTGGAGGCAAAGGTTTTGTCCTTCGGAGAGTTTAAAACTAAAGCCGGTAGACTCTCGCCTTATTTCTTTAACGCGGGCGGATTTGATGACGGTACTCGCTTAGGCGCCTTGGGTCGTTATTACGCTAAGGCCCTGCAAGAATCCAAACTTCCATTTGACATGCTCTATGGCCCTGCCTACAAAGGCATTACTTTGGTAGCCGCTACTGCAATTGCTTTGGCTGACGACGGGATTAATGTACCGTATGCCTACAACCGCAAAGAAGCCAAAGATCATGGTGAGGGTGGGGTGTTGGTGGGTGCGCCAGTGAAAGGCAGGGTAGTGATTGTTGATGATGTTATTTCTGCAGGCACCTCTGTCAGAGAGTCCGTAGAGCTTATTCGCAAAGCAGGAGCGGAACCTGCGGCCGTCTTGATTGCCTTAGACCGTATGGAAAGATCCGGAACTGCAACCGAGATTGGTGATCAGTCGGCGGTGCAAGCGGTTGAGCAAGAATTTAACTTACCAGTCATTTCAATTGCGAACTTGACTGGCTTAATGTCTTTCTTAACTGCTTCAAGCGATGCTCAGTTAACAAATTATTTGCCGGCAGTAAAAGCCTATCGCGAAAAATACGGCATCTAA
- a CDS encoding exodeoxyribonuclease III → MLRIISANLNGIRSAVKKGFLPWAMKQKADFICMQELKAQKDDLEDAILNPDGMHGFFHHAEKKGYSGCGIYTPHKPDEVLYGYGNDEFDAEGRYVEARYKGLSVISVYMPSGSSSPERQEAKYRYLDSFLPHLIKLKKSGREIVLCGDINIAHHEIDLKNWKGNVKNSGFLPEERAWLTNLFDKNGYVDVYRKLEPKAGESCYTWWSNRGQAYAKNVGWRIDYQISTPGIATTAKKTAVYKDERFSDHAPLTVDYDWKL, encoded by the coding sequence ATGTTACGCATCATTTCCGCGAACCTCAACGGTATCCGTTCTGCAGTCAAAAAAGGCTTTCTACCATGGGCTATGAAGCAAAAAGCAGACTTCATTTGCATGCAAGAGCTCAAGGCTCAGAAAGATGATCTAGAAGATGCCATCCTCAATCCTGACGGCATGCATGGCTTCTTTCATCATGCCGAGAAGAAAGGCTATAGTGGCTGCGGCATCTATACGCCTCATAAGCCTGATGAGGTTCTCTACGGCTATGGCAATGATGAGTTTGATGCTGAAGGGCGTTACGTAGAAGCCAGATACAAGGGGTTATCAGTAATCTCGGTTTATATGCCCTCAGGCTCAAGCTCCCCTGAGCGTCAAGAAGCCAAATATCGTTACCTCGATAGCTTCTTGCCTCACCTTATTAAACTCAAAAAATCCGGGAGAGAAATCGTACTCTGCGGCGACATCAATATTGCACATCACGAGATCGATTTAAAAAACTGGAAAGGTAATGTTAAAAATTCTGGCTTCCTTCCAGAGGAGCGAGCGTGGCTCACTAATCTCTTTGATAAGAACGGCTATGTAGATGTGTATCGCAAACTAGAGCCCAAAGCTGGAGAGTCTTGCTACACCTGGTGGAGTAACCGCGGTCAAGCCTATGCCAAGAATGTGGGGTGGCGCATTGACTATCAGATCAGCACACCAGGCATTGCTACTACTGCCAAGAAAACAGCAGTCTATAAAGATGAGCGCTTTTCAGATCACGCCCCGCTGACGGTCGACTATGACTGGAAGCTTTAA
- a CDS encoding MFS transporter, which translates to MLSAVQSWLKDFRVYLEWPCLRMLFLGFSAGLPLLLILGTLSFWLREAGIDRSTIGYLTWVGLIYAFKWVWAPLVDRVQIPFLTQLLGRRRSWLLFAQALIILGLVGMSSLDPKLALNSIVWCALLVAFGSATQDIALDAFRIESANSDHQAALAATYQTGYRLALIWAGAGVLWLAARAETGSGYDASAWQFAYLCMAASIGVGVFTTLLSTEPARYELAKARNAKAWLYQTLIEPFAEFITRYRWHAILILSLIAIYRISDVVMGIMANPFYVDMGYTKDEVAAVSKVFGVVMTLVGAFVGGVLTLRFGVLRILFLGAVLSAVSNLLFAWLATQGHDLHGLIWVISADNLSSGIASAAFIAFLSSLTNIRYSATQYALFSSMMLLLPKWLAGFSGVFVDSFGYQAFFYGTAIIGAPVLILIWATIHFKVVQIKKDGE; encoded by the coding sequence GTGTTAAGTGCAGTTCAATCTTGGCTAAAGGATTTTCGGGTATACCTCGAATGGCCATGTTTGCGAATGCTGTTTCTGGGCTTCTCCGCTGGCTTGCCTCTTTTACTGATTCTCGGCACTTTAAGTTTTTGGTTGCGTGAAGCAGGTATTGATCGCAGCACGATTGGCTATCTCACTTGGGTTGGCTTGATCTATGCATTCAAATGGGTTTGGGCGCCATTAGTGGATCGTGTGCAAATTCCTTTTTTGACTCAGTTGCTGGGGCGCAGAAGAAGTTGGTTGCTTTTTGCGCAAGCGCTCATTATTTTGGGTCTTGTAGGAATGTCTTCTTTAGATCCCAAGCTGGCTCTGAACTCCATTGTTTGGTGCGCGCTGCTGGTGGCATTTGGTTCAGCGACTCAAGATATTGCTTTAGATGCCTTCCGCATTGAATCAGCTAATAGCGATCATCAAGCCGCCTTGGCAGCTACTTACCAAACAGGCTATCGACTGGCGTTGATTTGGGCGGGTGCGGGCGTATTGTGGCTCGCTGCAAGAGCTGAAACAGGCAGCGGTTATGACGCTAGTGCCTGGCAATTCGCTTATCTTTGTATGGCCGCCTCCATTGGTGTTGGCGTATTCACTACGCTATTAAGTACTGAGCCAGCACGCTATGAATTAGCCAAAGCGCGTAATGCTAAAGCATGGCTTTATCAAACCTTGATAGAACCTTTTGCAGAATTCATCACCCGCTATCGTTGGCATGCGATTTTGATTTTGTCACTCATCGCAATCTATCGTATTAGCGATGTCGTAATGGGCATTATGGCTAATCCATTTTATGTCGATATGGGCTATACCAAAGATGAAGTAGCGGCAGTCAGTAAAGTGTTTGGTGTCGTGATGACTTTAGTTGGTGCATTTGTAGGTGGCGTCCTCACTCTGCGATTTGGCGTCTTACGAATTTTGTTTTTAGGGGCAGTACTGTCTGCCGTAAGCAATTTACTGTTTGCTTGGCTTGCCACCCAAGGCCATGATTTACATGGTTTGATTTGGGTAATCTCAGCTGATAACTTAAGCTCGGGTATTGCTAGCGCTGCCTTTATTGCTTTCTTATCATCGCTGACAAATATTCGTTATTCAGCTACTCAATACGCACTCTTTAGTTCGATGATGTTGTTACTGCCTAAATGGCTTGCAGGCTTCTCGGGTGTATTTGTTGACAGCTTCGGGTACCAAGCTTTTTTCTATGGCACTGCGATCATTGGTGCCCCTGTCCTCATTCTGATTTGGGCAACGATTCACTTTAAGGTTGTGCAGATTAAAAAAGATGGGGAGTAA